A section of the Balearica regulorum gibbericeps isolate bBalReg1 chromosome 6, bBalReg1.pri, whole genome shotgun sequence genome encodes:
- the LOC142602360 gene encoding uncharacterized protein LOC142602360 — MRKHDREPSERRAPPAPSRAVAAQGRQAGSGAPRGRTCPAAPAPSAARPERAGRLPPPWPLRAPALGRPAAARWLTPFPTRARPAAGTSAPTRTFRAAGRAPPAAAAGPEVAHPRPWRFPSSRSPGRPGPPAPEPPALSAAPSPATMVAGKGAGAGAEPGVRATRHHPGVGPPGASPARCCGRCGCRGPRGPERSSCPEGERVTRSPAVTCLAAKQQLLPEELKFEQEPCARPHCLSPASHHRLRLPAGHRR, encoded by the exons ATGCGCAAACACGATCGCGAGCCGAGCGAGCGCCGCGCTCCGCCGGCGCCCAGCCGAGCCGTAGCCGCCCAGGGGCGGCAGGCGGGGAGCGGCGCCCCCCGCGGACGCACCTGCCCCGCGGCCCCGGCGCCTAGCGCGGCGCGGCCTGAGCGCGCCGGCCGGCTCCCGCCTCCATGGCCGCTCCGGGCCCCTGCCCTGGGCCGGCCCGCAGCCGCCCGCTGGCTGACCCCCTTCCCCACGCGCGCTCGTCCCGCGGCGGGGACCTCCGCCCCAACGCGCACCTTCCGCGCCGCGGGCCGCGCTCCGCCGGCTGCCGCGGCCGGGCCGGAGGTGGCTCACCCGAGGCCGTGGCGCTTCCCTTCGTCGAGGTCTCCTGGGCGGCCCGGTCCGCCCGCACCGGAGCCCCCCGCGCTGTCCGCTGCGCCTTCCCCCGCCACCATGGTGGCGGGGAAAGGCGCGGGGGCGGGAGCGGAGCCGGGGGTACGCGCCACCCGGCACCACCCCGGCGTGGGACCGCCCGGGGCGAGCCCTGCCCGCTGCTGCG GACGGTGTGGCTGCAGAGGCCCGAGGGGACCCGAGAGAAGCAGCTGTCCTGAGGGAGAACGTGTTACTCGTTCGCCAGCCGTAACCTGCCTcgctgcaaagcagcagctcctacCGGAGGAGCTAAAATTCGAGCAGGAGCCATGTGCCAGGCCCCACTGCCTTTCACCTGCCTCGCACCACAGGCTGAGGCTCCCGGCTGGGCACCGACGCTGA